A window from candidate division WOR-3 bacterium encodes these proteins:
- a CDS encoding oxidoreductase, with protein MSEKPKIALYWCASCGGCEEAVVDLAEDILQVVEKAEIVFWPVAMDFKRKDVENLKDGEILVSFINGSVRNSEQEEMVKLLRKKSKIVIAFGSCAYTGGIPGLANSYSKEEIMNYYYKEGLTVFNPEDKRPTPQYIEKNLAFEIPEFYERVYALDQVIDVDYYIPGCAPTRNVVKNSIDTLFSGNLPPKGSVLGASSKALCNECPLNDTKPEKITLKEFKRIDKNQPEKDKCLLIQGFACLGPVTRGGCEALCVKANYPCTGCFGPLDGIEDYGAKALSFLASLIDSNNEEEIEKIINEWMPNPLGIVYKYSLPKSLIFETKNKKNGG; from the coding sequence ATGAGTGAAAAACCTAAAATTGCTCTTTACTGGTGTGCTTCATGTGGAGGATGTGAGGAAGCAGTAGTAGACCTTGCTGAAGATATTTTACAGGTTGTAGAAAAAGCAGAAATTGTATTCTGGCCAGTCGCGATGGATTTTAAAAGAAAAGATGTAGAAAATCTAAAAGACGGAGAAATTCTTGTATCCTTCATCAATGGATCAGTTAGAAATTCTGAACAGGAAGAAATGGTAAAACTTTTAAGAAAAAAATCAAAAATTGTTATAGCTTTTGGCTCCTGTGCATATACTGGTGGCATACCAGGACTCGCTAACTCTTACTCAAAAGAAGAAATAATGAATTACTATTACAAGGAAGGTTTAACTGTTTTTAATCCAGAGGACAAAAGACCAACACCACAATACATAGAGAAAAACCTTGCTTTTGAAATTCCAGAATTCTATGAGAGAGTTTATGCTCTTGACCAGGTAATAGATGTAGACTATTATATTCCTGGATGTGCTCCAACAAGAAATGTTGTTAAAAATTCTATTGATACTTTATTTTCTGGTAATTTACCACCAAAGGGAAGTGTTTTGGGTGCAAGTAGCAAAGCACTATGTAATGAATGTCCTTTAAATGACACAAAACCAGAAAAAATTACTTTAAAAGAATTTAAAAGAATTGATAAAAATCAACCGGAAAAGGATAAGTGCTTACTAATACAGGGATTTGCCTGTCTTGGACCTGTAACAAGGGGTGGATGTGAAGCTTTATGTGTAAAAGCAAATTATCCTTGCACAGGTTGTTTTGGACCTCTCGACGGAATTGAAGACTACGGTGCCAAAGCTCTTTCTTTTTTAGCATCTTTAATTGATTCAAATAATGAAGAAGAGATTGAAAAAATAATAAATGAATGGATGCCAAATCCCCTTGGAATAGTTTATAAATATTCCTTACCTAAATCTTTA
- a CDS encoding hydrogenase iron-sulfur subunit has product MKNNNFEPKLLGIFCNWCTYLAADLAGVSRMDYPANLRIVRTMCSGRIDPQFILWAFRNGADGVLIGGCHPGDCHYIEGNYKTLRRYKLLKRVLKEMGINDKRLRLEWISASEGEKLQRVVKEFVEEIKNLGPISNDEAFKKLLTSTKGG; this is encoded by the coding sequence ATGAAAAATAATAATTTTGAACCAAAATTACTTGGAATATTTTGTAACTGGTGTACTTACCTTGCAGCAGATTTAGCTGGTGTCTCAAGAATGGATTATCCAGCTAATTTAAGGATTGTAAGAACAATGTGTTCTGGAAGAATTGACCCTCAGTTCATTTTATGGGCATTCAGAAACGGTGCAGATGGTGTTTTAATTGGGGGTTGCCATCCAGGTGATTGCCACTATATTGAAGGTAATTACAAAACCTTAAGGAGATATAAACTTCTAAAAAGAGTTTTAAAAGAAATGGGAATCAACGATAAAAGATTGAGACTTGAATGGATTTCAGCATCAGAAGGAGAAAAATTACAAAGGGTTGTTAAGGAATTTGTAGAAGAGATAAAAAATTTAGGTCCTATTTCCAATGATGAAGCCTTTAAAAAATTATTAACTTCTACAAAAGGGGGGTAA
- a CDS encoding CoB--CoM heterodisulfide reductase iron-sulfur subunit A family protein, which yields MKSVKHNGEIRIGVYICHCGTNIAGKVKIEEVVKYAQNLPNVIVARDYKYMCSDPGQDLIKKDIKELKLNRIVVASCSPHLHEHTFRKAAEEAGLNPFYFQMANIREHVSWVTKDSKEATEKAKAMVKAAVYRVVFHEALEKKKEKINPDVLIIGGGIAGITAALTIADAGKKVYLVEREPSIGGHMAKFDKTFPTLDCASCILTPKMTAVKDHPNITLLTYSEVENVDGYVGNFKVKIRKKPRYVDIEKCVGCYECIKNCVYKEGKFPNEFDEGLSKRKPIYIPFPQAVPLAAIIDPATCIQFLSGKCKKACQEACERGAIDFNMREEIIEVEVGAIIVATGFKIFDPSQIPQYGYGRYPNVYTSLEVERLVNSSGPTGGEIILRDGRTPKSVGIVHCVGSRDKNYNIWCSRVCCMYSLKLAHLIKERTGAEVYNFYIDMRTPGKGYEEFYLKLMEEGVHFIRGKVAEVTDWAITPEEEGKLIIRVEDTLIGVVRRIPVDMVILSVGLTPQPDADEVRRLLNISCSKEGWFLERHPKLAPVSTFTDGVFIAGACQGPKDIPDTVAQAEAAAAEALALIDKSEITLEPNTAFIDEEKCSGCHVCIALCPYSAISFNEEKKIAHINEALCKGCGVCVAACPSKAAQQRLFLDEQIYAEIEGALV from the coding sequence ATGAAAAGTGTAAAACATAATGGTGAAATAAGAATAGGTGTTTATATATGCCATTGTGGAACAAATATAGCAGGGAAAGTTAAGATAGAAGAAGTAGTAAAGTATGCACAGAATTTACCAAATGTTATAGTAGCAAGAGATTATAAATACATGTGTTCTGACCCAGGACAGGATTTAATAAAGAAAGATATAAAGGAACTGAAATTAAATAGAATTGTTGTAGCGTCCTGTTCTCCCCATCTTCATGAACACACCTTCAGGAAAGCAGCTGAGGAAGCAGGACTTAATCCCTTTTATTTCCAGATGGCAAACATAAGAGAGCATGTGTCCTGGGTAACAAAGGACTCAAAAGAAGCAACAGAAAAAGCCAAAGCCATGGTAAAAGCGGCAGTTTACAGGGTTGTATTTCACGAAGCACTTGAAAAGAAGAAAGAAAAAATAAATCCAGATGTCCTTATTATTGGTGGTGGTATAGCAGGAATTACTGCTGCCTTAACAATTGCAGATGCTGGTAAAAAAGTCTATCTTGTTGAAAGAGAACCATCAATAGGTGGTCATATGGCAAAATTTGATAAAACTTTCCCAACCCTTGACTGTGCTTCCTGTATTTTAACACCCAAAATGACTGCTGTTAAAGACCACCCTAATATTACACTTCTAACCTATTCAGAAGTAGAAAATGTAGATGGTTATGTAGGTAACTTTAAAGTAAAAATTAGAAAAAAACCAAGATATGTTGACATTGAAAAATGTGTTGGATGTTACGAGTGTATAAAAAATTGCGTTTATAAAGAAGGAAAATTTCCAAATGAATTTGATGAAGGTCTTTCAAAAAGAAAACCAATTTATATTCCTTTTCCTCAGGCCGTTCCTCTTGCTGCTATAATAGATCCTGCTACATGTATTCAGTTTTTATCTGGGAAATGCAAGAAAGCATGTCAGGAAGCCTGTGAAAGGGGTGCAATAGACTTCAATATGAGAGAGGAGATAATTGAAGTTGAAGTTGGAGCTATAATAGTTGCAACAGGATTTAAAATTTTTGATCCTTCCCAGATTCCTCAGTATGGATATGGCAGATATCCAAATGTTTATACTTCCCTTGAGGTGGAAAGACTTGTAAACTCTTCTGGACCCACTGGAGGCGAAATTATTTTAAGGGATGGAAGAACACCAAAATCCGTTGGAATTGTTCACTGTGTTGGTTCAAGGGATAAGAATTATAATATATGGTGTTCAAGAGTATGCTGTATGTATTCACTCAAACTTGCCCACCTTATAAAGGAAAGAACAGGCGCTGAGGTCTATAACTTTTATATTGATATGAGAACACCTGGAAAAGGTTATGAGGAGTTTTATCTCAAATTAATGGAAGAAGGAGTCCATTTTATAAGAGGTAAAGTTGCAGAAGTTACTGATTGGGCAATTACTCCTGAAGAAGAGGGTAAATTAATAATAAGAGTGGAAGATACCCTTATCGGTGTTGTAAGGAGAATTCCAGTTGATATGGTTATTCTCTCAGTTGGTCTCACCCCTCAACCTGATGCCGATGAAGTAAGGAGACTTTTAAACATTTCCTGCTCAAAGGAAGGCTGGTTCCTTGAAAGGCATCCAAAACTTGCTCCTGTTTCAACATTCACAGATGGAGTTTTTATTGCAGGTGCATGTCAGGGTCCAAAGGATATTCCCGATACAGTAGCTCAAGCAGAAGCAGCTGCAGCAGAAGCCCTTGCCCTCATTGATAAATCCGAAATTACTCTTGAACCCAATACAGCTTTTATTGATGAAGAAAAATGTTCAGGATGCCATGTCTGCATTGCTCTATGTCCCTATTCTGCTATTTCCTTTAACGAAGAAAAGAAGATTGCTCATATAAACGAAGCACTCTGTAAGGGATGTGGAGTTTGTGTTGCTGCCTGCCCATCTAAGGCAGCACAGCAAAGATTATTCCTTGATGAACAAATTTACGCTGAAATTGAAGGTGCTTTAGTTTAA
- a CDS encoding CoB--CoM heterodisulfide reductase iron-sulfur subunit B family protein: MNQKKYFYYPGCSLKGTGKSYEKSLLAVFKYLEMDIPELPDWNCCGATTYMSIDELASFKMAVRNLSIAEKEERDIIAPCSACYMVLNKTIHFIKEYPDIREKICEAVKKANLKEVYEGKVKVRHPLDVLINDVGIEKIKSKVKRTLGGIRVFSYYGCLLTRPFTEFDNPRYPVNLDRIVEATGAETVESALKTKCCGGSLSGTIEEVGFRLSYLILREAKRKGAHLIVTVCPLCQFNLEVYQDRMEKMFKDKLSIPVIYFTQLLGVAFGIDEKELGFNHHIIYPEILYQKAAV; this comes from the coding sequence ATGAATCAGAAAAAGTATTTTTATTATCCTGGTTGCTCATTAAAGGGCACAGGAAAATCTTATGAAAAATCTCTTCTTGCTGTTTTTAAATATCTTGAAATGGATATACCAGAACTTCCGGACTGGAATTGCTGTGGTGCTACAACTTACATGTCAATTGATGAGCTTGCATCTTTTAAAATGGCTGTAAGAAATTTATCAATAGCTGAAAAAGAAGAAAGAGACATTATAGCACCCTGTTCAGCTTGTTATATGGTGTTAAACAAAACGATTCATTTTATCAAGGAATACCCTGATATAAGAGAAAAAATATGTGAAGCAGTTAAAAAGGCAAACCTTAAAGAAGTTTACGAAGGGAAAGTCAAAGTGAGACACCCTCTTGATGTTTTAATAAATGATGTAGGAATTGAAAAAATAAAATCTAAAGTTAAAAGAACACTTGGGGGGATAAGAGTATTTTCCTATTATGGTTGCCTTCTCACAAGACCCTTCACAGAGTTTGATAATCCAAGATACCCTGTAAATCTTGATAGGATTGTTGAGGCAACCGGTGCAGAAACTGTTGAAAGTGCTTTAAAAACTAAATGCTGCGGAGGATCTCTTTCAGGAACTATAGAGGAAGTAGGATTCCGTCTTTCTTACCTTATATTAAGAGAAGCAAAAAGAAAAGGTGCTCATTTGATTGTCACAGTTTGTCCTTTATGTCAGTTCAACCTTGAAGTTTATCAAGATAGAATGGAAAAAATGTTTAAGGATAAGCTCTCTATACCTGTTATTTACTTTACACAGCTTCTTGGTGTTGCTTTTGGTATTGATGAAAAGGAACTCGGATTTAATCATCATATTATTTACCCTGAAATTTTATATCAAAAAGCAGCTGTTTAA
- a CDS encoding 4Fe-4S dicluster domain-containing protein: MEKFKRTIKYESELNRDFTKEVINSPGGEGILECIQCGTCSGTCPLSIYMDYPPRRIIAMVREGFKDEVLSSKTIWLCASCYSCQVECPQNIKITYIMYALKRMAIKEGKYPKKFPIPILAKTFYDIVSRNGRQSEAKLVMNLWLKTSLLKIIQNASLGLKLLSKGRLSFKEEKIKDKSTLKKLLKEV; encoded by the coding sequence ATGGAAAAATTTAAAAGAACAATTAAATATGAAAGTGAACTTAACAGGGATTTTACAAAAGAAGTTATAAATTCTCCAGGGGGTGAAGGTATTTTAGAATGTATACAGTGTGGAACATGTTCTGGAACATGTCCCCTTTCAATTTATATGGATTATCCACCAAGAAGGATAATTGCGATGGTAAGGGAAGGATTCAAAGATGAAGTTCTCTCATCAAAAACAATATGGTTGTGTGCTTCTTGCTATTCTTGTCAGGTGGAATGTCCTCAAAACATAAAGATCACATACATTATGTATGCTCTTAAAAGAATGGCTATAAAAGAAGGAAAGTATCCCAAAAAATTCCCGATTCCCATTTTAGCAAAAACTTTTTATGATATAGTTTCAAGAAATGGAAGACAATCTGAAGCAAAGCTTGTTATGAATTTATGGCTTAAAACTTCCCTTTTAAAAATTATTCAAAATGCTTCATTAGGATTAAAACTTTTAAGTAAGGGAAGATTAAGTTTTAAGGAAGAAAAAATAAAGGATAAAAGCACTTTAAAAAAACTTTTAAAGGAGGTTTAA
- a CDS encoding alanine--glyoxylate aminotransferase family protein: MKRKKLFIPGPTEVREEVLEAQRKWMIGHREKDFSTLYERVIEKLRKVLETKNFVTIFTSSATGVMEGSIRNLVKKNLLSTVCGAFSYRWMDIAKRCGKEVDVIEVDWGKAIKPFMVERELKNKKYEAILITHNETSTGVTNPLKEICEVVRNLSPNTLILVDAVSSLAGIEIPIDELGLDVIFASVQKCFAMPPGLTVTVVSERALEKSKEINDRGYYFDFLEMKKYYDERKQTPATPAISLLFAFDYQLDRMLKEGMKERFLRHLKMAERVRDWVKERGFELFPEKGYESNTVTVIKNNKNIDVPSMIEKLRERGFKIANGYGKLKNITFRIGHMGDLTLEEIDELLKNMDEVLK; the protein is encoded by the coding sequence ATGAAAAGAAAAAAACTTTTTATTCCTGGTCCAACTGAAGTCAGGGAGGAGGTGCTTGAGGCGCAGAGAAAGTGGATGATAGGGCACAGGGAAAAGGATTTTTCTACACTTTATGAAAGAGTTATAGAAAAATTAAGAAAGGTTCTTGAGACAAAAAATTTTGTTACAATTTTTACCTCCTCTGCAACAGGTGTTATGGAAGGTTCAATAAGGAATTTAGTTAAAAAGAATTTACTTTCAACTGTTTGTGGTGCCTTTTCTTACAGGTGGATGGATATAGCAAAAAGATGTGGAAAAGAGGTGGATGTAATTGAGGTGGATTGGGGAAAGGCAATAAAACCTTTTATGGTTGAAAGGGAATTAAAAAATAAAAAATATGAGGCAATTCTTATTACTCATAATGAAACTTCTACAGGTGTTACAAATCCCTTAAAAGAAATCTGTGAAGTTGTGAGGAATTTGTCACCTAATACATTGATTTTAGTAGATGCTGTTAGTTCTCTTGCTGGTATAGAAATTCCAATTGATGAACTTGGGCTTGATGTTATTTTTGCAAGTGTTCAAAAGTGTTTTGCAATGCCTCCTGGTTTGACTGTTACTGTTGTAAGTGAAAGAGCACTTGAAAAATCAAAAGAAATAAATGATAGAGGTTATTATTTTGATTTTCTTGAGATGAAAAAGTATTATGATGAGAGAAAACAGACACCGGCAACTCCAGCAATTTCCCTTCTTTTTGCTTTTGATTATCAACTTGATAGAATGTTAAAAGAGGGAATGAAGGAGAGGTTTTTAAGACATTTAAAGATGGCTGAAAGAGTAAGAGATTGGGTAAAGGAAAGGGGATTTGAACTATTCCCTGAGAAGGGTTATGAGAGTAACACAGTTACTGTAATAAAAAATAACAAAAATATTGATGTTCCCTCAATGATTGAGAAATTAAGGGAAAGGGGATTTAAGATTGCAAATGGATATGGAAAACTTAAAAATATTACTTTTAGAATAGGTCATATGGGTGATTTGACTTTAGAAGAAATTGATGAACTTTTAAAAAATATGGATGAGGTTTTAAAGTGA
- a CDS encoding class II fumarate hydratase gives MKKDRIERDSLGEVKVPFDKYYGAHTQRALENFSVSEFNFPFEFIKALSLIKICAAEVNYELGNLEESLYKSIVKAGEEIYEGKLKDNFPLDIFQTGSGTSTNMNINEVIAGRVNEIMTGKRGGKNPCHPNDHVNMGQSSNDVIPSAMQIASRILLDELVYEIKNFIKILKLKEREFKKIIKIGRTHLQDAVPMTLGQEFSGYRSQMESNLRRIKGVFKNLEQLPLGGTAIGTGINSHPEFGKRVCKKISERTGIKFKEAKNKFEYIAGRDCMVELMGALNTLAVSLMKISNDIRLLSSGPMAGFNEIELPSLQAGSSIMPGKVNPVIPEMMIQVCAFVHGAYNSVVTGAETGPLELNMMMPLIAFLSINSIKILKNAIRIFGEKCIKGIKANEDVCKRYAEMSFALITPLAKRIGYDKASYIVMKAKRERKTLKEVLKEEKILDEKEIEDILNPFKMI, from the coding sequence GTGAAAAAAGACAGAATAGAGAGAGATAGTTTAGGTGAAGTTAAAGTTCCTTTTGATAAATATTACGGTGCTCATACACAGAGAGCTTTAGAAAATTTTTCTGTTTCTGAATTTAATTTTCCTTTTGAGTTTATAAAGGCATTATCTCTTATTAAAATCTGTGCTGCTGAGGTAAATTATGAACTTGGAAATTTAGAAGAGAGTTTATATAAATCAATAGTTAAGGCAGGAGAAGAAATTTATGAAGGAAAACTAAAGGATAATTTTCCCCTTGATATATTTCAGACTGGTTCTGGAACAAGCACAAATATGAATATAAATGAAGTAATTGCTGGAAGGGTTAATGAGATTATGACAGGAAAAAGGGGTGGAAAAAATCCCTGTCATCCGAATGATCATGTTAATATGGGGCAATCCTCTAATGATGTTATTCCCTCAGCAATGCAGATTGCTTCAAGAATTTTGCTTGATGAGTTAGTTTATGAAATTAAAAATTTTATAAAAATTTTAAAATTAAAGGAAAGGGAATTTAAAAAGATTATAAAAATAGGAAGGACCCATTTGCAGGATGCTGTTCCAATGACCCTTGGGCAGGAATTTTCAGGTTATCGTTCTCAAATGGAGAGTAATCTTAGAAGAATTAAGGGAGTTTTTAAAAATCTTGAACAATTGCCCCTTGGAGGAACAGCAATAGGAACCGGGATTAATTCTCATCCTGAATTTGGTAAAAGAGTATGTAAAAAAATATCAGAAAGAACGGGAATAAAATTTAAGGAGGCAAAAAACAAATTTGAGTATATAGCAGGAAGAGATTGTATGGTTGAGTTAATGGGTGCTTTGAATACACTTGCAGTAAGTTTAATGAAGATTTCAAATGATATAAGACTTCTTTCAAGTGGTCCTATGGCAGGATTTAATGAGATAGAGCTTCCTTCTCTTCAGGCTGGTAGTTCAATAATGCCAGGAAAAGTAAATCCTGTTATTCCTGAAATGATGATTCAGGTATGTGCTTTTGTTCATGGTGCTTACAATTCTGTTGTAACAGGTGCAGAGACTGGTCCTCTTGAACTAAATATGATGATGCCTCTTATTGCTTTTCTTTCAATAAATTCTATAAAGATTTTGAAAAATGCTATTAGGATTTTTGGAGAAAAATGCATAAAAGGAATAAAGGCAAATGAGGATGTCTGTAAAAGGTATGCAGAGATGAGTTTTGCTTTAATAACACCCCTTGCAAAAAGGATAGGTTATGATAAGGCTTCTTATATTGTTATGAAAGCAAAGAGGGAAAGAAAGACCCTGAAGGAGGTTTTAAAGGAGGAAAAAATTCTTGATGAAAAGGAGATTGAAGATATATTAAATCCCTTTAAAATGATTTAA
- a CDS encoding energy transducer TonB translates to MEFKEIEGESKFIEKAPEEPQVVEKVKEFKKVSKKKEQKKEVKKESLKELPLKGGGKAKINLDMPYSYYFDILLRKIGENWSYGYVNRDTLRTTIFFVILKDGSIKDIKIEKTSGNTIFDQSAYRAVVLTKKVPPLPIEMNMEFLRVYLEFEVP, encoded by the coding sequence ATGGAATTTAAGGAAATAGAAGGTGAAAGTAAATTTATTGAGAAAGCTCCTGAAGAACCTCAGGTTGTTGAAAAAGTAAAAGAATTTAAAAAGGTATCAAAGAAGAAAGAGCAAAAGAAGGAAGTAAAAAAGGAATCTTTGAAAGAACTTCCATTAAAGGGTGGAGGGAAAGCAAAGATAAATTTAGATATGCCTTATTCCTATTATTTTGATATTCTTTTAAGGAAAATAGGTGAAAACTGGAGTTATGGATATGTAAACAGAGATACTTTAAGAACAACAATTTTCTTTGTTATTTTAAAGGATGGAAGTATAAAGGATATAAAGATAGAAAAAACTTCAGGTAACACAATTTTTGACCAATCAGCATACAGAGCAGTTGTTCTGACAAAAAAAGTTCCACCATTACCTATAGAGATGAATATGGAATTTTTAAGAGTTTATCTTGAATTTGAAGTTCCATGA
- a CDS encoding biopolymer transporter ExbD has translation MDRKYISEINITSLADVSITLLVIFLITSPLLQTGFEVNLPKSKKVEEIKDEEITITIRNDKKIFLGEQEVEFSKLPFYLELLKKKGKRKVFIKADRDLSYGFVMEIVGEVREKGFEKLGFIIEPKR, from the coding sequence ATGGATAGAAAATATATTTCAGAAATAAATATAACCTCCCTTGCTGATGTTAGTATAACATTACTTGTTATATTTTTGATAACAAGTCCACTTCTTCAGACAGGTTTTGAGGTTAATCTGCCCAAGTCAAAAAAGGTTGAAGAAATAAAGGATGAGGAAATTACAATAACAATAAGAAATGATAAAAAAATATTTTTAGGGGAACAAGAAGTTGAGTTTTCAAAACTTCCTTTTTACCTTGAGCTTCTTAAAAAGAAAGGAAAAAGAAAAGTATTTATAAAGGCTGACAGGGATCTATCTTATGGGTTTGTCATGGAAATTGTTGGTGAAGTAAGAGAAAAAGGTTTTGAAAAACTCGGATTTATAATTGAACCAAAAAGATAA
- a CDS encoding MotA/TolQ/ExbB proton channel family protein produces MSNLNLDIIVRGFKTASPFAKLILIILFFLSVISWAIFFKKFFEFLFLKNKTKKFINNLKNYSFKELMEKNPLFLGEDILLSLIFKELRNEANKIKENEEKNNYLSILFDNIDNIYKREIKKLEKYVPVLATITSVSPFLGLLGTVWGIMESFLEIKRTGSAHISVLAPGIADALVTTIAGLLVAIPSLIFHNYFINQIERYDSLCNNFLAEMKIKFKKYIYFS; encoded by the coding sequence ATGAGTAATTTAAATCTTGATATTATTGTGAGGGGATTTAAGACCGCAAGTCCCTTTGCAAAATTAATCCTTATAATACTTTTTTTTCTTTCAGTTATTTCCTGGGCAATATTTTTTAAAAAATTTTTTGAATTTTTATTTTTGAAAAATAAAACAAAAAAATTTATCAATAATTTAAAAAACTATAGTTTTAAAGAGTTAATGGAAAAAAATCCTCTCTTTTTGGGGGAAGATATTTTACTCTCTTTAATTTTTAAAGAACTGAGGAATGAGGCTAATAAAATTAAAGAAAACGAAGAAAAGAATAATTATCTCTCAATTCTTTTTGATAACATTGATAACATTTATAAAAGAGAAATAAAAAAACTTGAAAAATATGTCCCAGTTTTAGCAACAATAACAAGTGTAAGTCCCTTTCTTGGTCTTCTCGGGACTGTATGGGGAATTATGGAATCTTTTCTTGAGATAAAAAGGACAGGTTCTGCTCATATAAGTGTTCTTGCTCCTGGAATTGCTGATGCTCTTGTAACAACAATAGCAGGTTTACTTGTTGCTATACCCTCGCTTATCTTTCACAATTATTTTATAAATCAGATAGAGAGATATGATTCACTATGCAATAATTTTCTTGCTGAGATGAAAATAAAATTTAAAAAATACATATATTTTAGTTAA
- the ybgF gene encoding tol-pal system protein YbgF, which translates to MQRREYKEIKELKADITYRLEILERKLLSLETRLSEIENSIRKSRNKVIESEEKSRSYEESFLYSQALRDYTLGEYNLAKDEFEEFIRKFPESDLIIDVKYFLGDSYLLLGDKEKARLNFEEIVRNYPNSQRSKESLLKLADLEEKEGNIKKAKFYYKEIIKKFPDSEEALRAGERLKFLENE; encoded by the coding sequence TTGCAAAGAAGGGAATATAAGGAAATAAAAGAATTAAAAGCAGATATAACATATAGACTTGAAATTCTTGAAAGGAAACTCTTATCCCTTGAAACAAGACTTTCTGAGATAGAAAACTCTATCAGAAAATCAAGAAATAAAGTGATTGAAAGTGAGGAAAAATCTCGGTCTTATGAAGAATCCTTTCTTTATTCTCAAGCTTTAAGAGATTATACACTTGGTGAATATAATTTGGCAAAAGATGAATTTGAGGAGTTTATAAGGAAATTTCCTGAAAGTGATCTTATTATAGATGTAAAGTATTTTCTTGGTGATTCCTACCTTTTACTTGGAGATAAAGAAAAGGCAAGGTTAAATTTTGAAGAAATTGTTAGAAACTATCCAAATTCTCAAAGGTCTAAAGAGTCTCTTTTGAAACTTGCAGATTTAGAGGAAAAGGAAGGGAATATAAAAAAGGCTAAATTTTATTACAAGGAGATTATAAAAAAGTTTCCTGATTCTGAAGAGGCATTGAGGGCAGGTGAAAGGTTAAAGTTTTTAGAAAATGAGTAA
- a CDS encoding OmpA family protein, producing MIKKFLFLAGAISILFMCAPRKTVKPEPVKEELPKPLEEVKEEIKEETPQRPPLILETIHFDFDKYDIRPLDAEILKKNAEILKAYPEVNVIIEGHTCDIGTEEYNMGLGERRAKSARDYFIKLGIDPKRLSIVSYGETRLIDPNNKPINRRAEFKVKE from the coding sequence ATGATAAAGAAATTCTTATTTTTAGCAGGTGCTATATCAATTCTATTTATGTGTGCACCAAGAAAAACGGTTAAACCTGAACCTGTTAAAGAAGAACTTCCAAAACCTCTTGAAGAAGTAAAAGAAGAAATAAAGGAAGAAACACCTCAAAGACCGCCTCTTATTCTTGAAACAATACATTTTGATTTTGATAAATATGATATTAGACCCCTTGATGCTGAAATTCTTAAAAAGAATGCTGAAATCTTAAAGGCTTATCCTGAGGTTAATGTGATAATTGAAGGACATACCTGCGATATAGGAACTGAGGAATACAATATGGGTCTTGGTGAAAGAAGAGCAAAATCTGCAAGAGATTACTTTATAAAACTTGGAATTGATCCCAAAAGACTTTCAATCGTCAGTTACGGTGAAACAAGGCTTATAGACCCAAACAATAAACCAATTAACAGAAGAGCTGAATTTAAGGTAAAAGAATAA